Proteins encoded in a region of the Populus alba chromosome 13, ASM523922v2, whole genome shotgun sequence genome:
- the LOC118053223 gene encoding aldehyde oxidase GLOX → MSTGSTPSSMSVSMVKFLLLAPTFFIFFPSVVSQTIPSSDGSQGQWRLLHANVGISAMHMQLMHDNKVVIFDRTDFGPSNISLPGGRCRIDPSDEALKIDCTAHSILYDIITDTYRPLMVLTDTWCSSGAVLPNGTLVQTGGFHDGDNVTRMYTSCPDDICDWVEYPNYLSRRRWYATNQILPDGRIIIIGGRREFSYEFFPRPSPRRHAFQLRLLIETREGNVENNLYPYVHLLPDGNLFIFANTRSILFDYNQNRVVREFPRIPGGDPRNYPSTGSSVLLPLDENEHSVDPEVLVCGGAPRGAYQQALRGTYVRAISTCGRLRITDQNASWVMETMPIPRVMGDMLLLPTGDVIIINGGQLGTAGWELGRQAATRPVMYHPSNPSDQRFSVMEPSSRPRMYHSAAILLTDGRVLVGGGNPHIYYNFSDVVYPTDLSLETFSPPYLSTQYASIRPVILSVDDTVSPGKRFLLSFSVGEYIAGSVLSVRIVAPSFTTHSYSMNQRMVVLRIDEIIDNETSSSYSLIVVGPSSAPIAPPGYYLLYVVHSGIPSSGVWVRLQ, encoded by the coding sequence ATGTCAACGGGGAGCACTCCAAGCTCAATGTCTGTTAGCATGGTCAAATTCCTCTTGCTTGCACCCACATTCTTTATCTTTTTCCCTTCAGTAGTGTCCCAGACCATACCTTCATCAGATGGCAGCCAGGGACAATGGCGTCTTTTGCATGCAAATGTAGGCATATCAGCTATGCACATGCAGCTTATGCATGATAACAAAGTTGTCATTTTTGACCGCACAGATTTTGGTCCCTCTAACATCTCCCTGCCTGGTGGTCGCTGCCGTATTGATCCCAGCGACGAAGCCCTTAAAATAGATTGCACTGCACACTCCATACTTTACGATATTATCACTGACACCTACCGTCCCCTAATGGTCCTAACAGACACTTGGTGCTCTTCTGGAGCAGTTTTACCTAACGGGACCCTGGTTCAAACTGGGGGTTTCCATGATGGCGACAACGTAACACGCATGTATACTTCATGCCCGGATGACATTTGTGATTGGGTTGAGTATCCAAACTATCTATCAAGAAGAAGATGGTATGCAACTAATCAAATATTGCCTGATGGACGAATTATCATTATTGGGGGTCGAAGGGAGTTCAGCTACGAGTTCTTCCCTCGTCCTTCTCCTCGTCGCCACGCTTTTCAGCTCCGTCTTCTAATAGAAACAAGGGAGGGTAATGTTGAAAACAATCTGTACCCGTACGTCCACCTCTTACCAGATGGGAATTTGTTCATCTTCGCTAATACACGATCAATATTGTTTGATTACAATCAAAATCGTGTGGTTAGAGAGTTTCCTCGCATCCCAGGAGGTGATCCTCGCAATTATCCTAGTACCGGATCATCAGTTCTGCTCCCCTTGGATGAAAATGAACACAGCGTTGACCCTGAAGTTCTGGTTTGTGGAGGGGCACCAAGAGGTGCATATCAACAAGCCTTACGGGGAACCTATGTACGTGCGATTTCCACATGTGGACGGCTCAGGATCACCGATCAAAACGCTAGTTGGGTCATGGAAACCATGCCAATTCCCCGAGTAATGGGCGATATGCTGCTTCTTCCCACCGGAGATGTCATTATAATCAATGGTGGTCAGTTAGGCACAGCAGGGTGGGAACTTGGGCGTCAGGCAGCAACCAGACCAGTCATGTACCATCCATCCAACCCGTCCGACCAACGTTTCTCAGTCATGGAACCATCATCACGTCCAAGAATGTATCATTCAGCAGCAATCCTGCTAACTGATGGTCGAGTTTTAGTTGGCGGTGGTAACCCTCACATCTACTATAACTTCAGTGATGTAGTCTACCCAACAGACTTAAGCCTGGAGACCTTTTCACCACCATATTTATCAACCCAGTACGCATCAATAAGACCTGTGATCTTGTCTGTAGATGACACTGTAAGCCCAGGGAAGAGATTTTTGTTAAGTTTCTCAGTGGGAGAGTACATAGCAGGAAGTGTGTTATCAGTAAGAATAGTCGCACCATCCTTTACAACACACTCATATTCAATGAATCAAAGGATGGTGGTGCTGAGGATTGATGAAATTATTGATAATGAGACATCATCATCATATTCCTTGATTGTTGTTGGACCATCATCAGCTCCGATTGCTCCACCAGGTTACTATTTGCTGTATGTTGTGCATTCTGGTATACCTAGTTCCGGTGTGTGGGTGAGGTTACAGTGA
- the LOC118053321 gene encoding uncharacterized protein, with protein MESSSSSSINGGFSQIGSVKQLTADSISQFREGIRLILSKWSALQLAVENEWGGRGSHLLAEQLASDIFSWFTQSKEPLYIDDLESILDEAMLSLNTMIEDGSVEEVAEKLMIMHEECLEGNYSSIQKLRDEGPRMGAHQHVKQAVEDDDDSEDSDGDDKMGGDGSNMMVDTPEFQLKTNLVNKPVNESGAKEAQSEDGWTVVSSRRNKGKRN; from the exons ATggagagcagcagcagcagcagcataaATGGAGGATTTTCGCAAATTGGGTCTGTCAAACAACTAACAGCAGATTCTATTTCTCAATTCAGAGAAGGGATTCGGTTAATTCTCTCTAAATGGTCAGCTTTGCAACTCGCCGTTGAAAACGAATGGGGTGGCCGTGGGTCTCACCTATTAGCTGAGCAACTAGCCTCTGATATCTTCTCTTGGTTCACTCAGTCTAAAG AGCCACTTTATATCGATGATTTGGAGAGTATCTTGGATGAAGCTATGCTTTCTCTCAATACCATGATTGAGGATGGTAGCGTTGAAGAG gtagctgaaaaattaatgattatgcaTGAAGAATGTTTAGAAGGCAATTATAGTTCTATTCAAAAGTTGAGGGATGAAGGTCCTAGAATGGGAGCTCATCAACATGTCAAACAG GCTGTggaggatgatgatgattctGAGGACAGCGACGGTGATGATAAAATGGGTGGTGATGGATCAAACATGATGGTGGATACACCAGAATTCCAATTAAAGACAAATCTAGTAAACAAGCCAGTCAATGAGTCAGGGGCCAAGGAAGCTCAATCAGAAGATGGATGGACAGTTGTTTCATCTAGGCGAAACAAGGGTAAAAGGAATTAG